The DNA segment TAACAGGAAAGCTTTCTTCGTTTGCATCAGGTGCAAAGATTATCCATATTGATATTGATCCAACTTCAATCCGTAAGAACGTTGAAGTTGAAGTTCCTATCGTTGGCGACTGTAAGCTTGCATTGCAGGGACTTCTCAAGGTGCAGTCAACAGAATTTGCAGATGTAGACTGGGCTGATCAGTACAATGAGTGGAATAGTCAGATCAGAGAGTGGGCGACCACCCACCCTGTGAGATATCATCAGGAAGATTCTCTGAAGCCGCAGCATGTTGTTGAAACAATTTTTGAGCTGACCAAAGGTGATGCCATTATCAGTACTGAAGTAGGGCAGAACCAGATGTGGACAGCGCAGTTTTATCAGTTCCGTCAGCCGCGCACGTTGTTGACTTCAGGCGGCCTTGGCACAATGGGCTATGGCTTCCCTGCTGCTATTGGTGCGCAGATGGCGTTTCCTGATAAACTGGTTATTGATATTGCTGGTGATGGTTCCATTCAGATGAATATTCAGGAGCTTATGACGGCTGTAAGCCATAAATTGCCAGTTAAGATTGTCGTGTTGAACAACTGTTTCCTCGGAATGGTTCGCCAGTGGCAGGAACTGTTTTATGATAAAAATTACTGTTCTACATGTATGGATGCACAGCCAGACTTTGTGAAGCTTGCAGAAGCATACGGTGCAGAAGGCTACCGTGTAACAGATCCCGCTAAGCTTAAAGAAACATTGAAGGCTGCTTTTGACTCACCGCTTCCATGTATTGTTGATGTGCGTGTTGAGACAGAAGAAAACGTGTATCCTATGGTGCCTGCAGGTGCCTCTCTTGAAGAAATGTTGTTGGTGTAGGGGATAGAGTAATGAGACATGTATTATCCGTACTTGTAGAAAACGAACCGGGCGTATTGTCACGAATTTCCGGTTTGTTCAGCGGACGTGGCTTCAACCTCGATTCTCTGAATGTAGCACCAGTTCTTGAAGAGGGTGTTTCTTTGATGACTATTGTCACACGTGGTGATCAGCAGATCATTGAGCAGATTGTTAAGCAGCTGCGTAAGCTAGTGACAGTTATTAAAGTGACCGATATGCATCACAGCTCTACTGTAGAGCGCGAAATGGCGTTGATTAAAGTTAACGCTACTGAATCTAATCGCGCAGAAATTCTACGTATTGTAGATATTTTCCGTTGCAAAGTCGTTGATGTCAGCCTGGACGAACTAACACTAGAAGTCATAGGCGATCATGGTAAAGTAGAGGCTGTCATTGCACTACTAGACCGTTTTGGCATTAAAGAAATTGCACGTACTGGTACCGTCGCGCTGCGACGCTCCATGCAACCTGAGAAATAAGAATCATTTGCTTGGCATGCCCCCGCTTGTGATTTCCCTCAGGCGGGGGTTTTTATATACAAACTGCAACCTAAACGTATGTTCCGTGCAAAGCACGGCAGGGAGTGGAGATGAAGGTTTATTACGAACAGGACACCAACTTGGAACTCCTGAAAGATCAGACTGTAGCAATCATTGGCTACGGTAGCCAGGGGCATGCACATGCTCAGAACCTTCGCGAGTCTGGTATTAATGTTGTTGTCGGGCAGCGTCCTGGCGGAGCAAACTATGACTTAGCTAAAGCTGACGGCTTCGAGCCGGTGTCTGCTGCAGAAGCTGCTGCGCAGGCAGATATCATTATGATCCTACTCCCAGATCAGTACCAGTCTTCTGTCTTTGAGAACGACATTAAGCCGAACCTCAAAGCTGGCAACTCACTTGTCTTTGCACATGGCTTTAATATTCATTTTGGTCAGATCGTAGCCCCGAAAGACGTTGATGTATTTATGGTAGCCCCGAAAGGCCCTGGTCATCTCGTTCGCCGTACCTACACCCAGGGTGGTGGCGTTCCTTGTCTGTTTGCTGTTCACCAAGACGCATCAGGTAAAGCTCAGGAGAAGGCTTTGGCTTACGCTGAAGGCATCGGCGGCGCTCGTTCCGGCATCATCGAAACTACTTTCGCTGAAGAAACAGAAACAGACCTCTTCGGTGAACAGGCAGTTCTTTGTGGTGGTATCTCTGCTCTTATTAAAGCTGGTTTTGAAACTCTGTGTGAAGCAGGCTACCAGCCTGAAATTGCTTACTTTGAGTGTTTGCACGAGACAAAACTGATCGTA comes from the Halodesulfovibrio marinisediminis DSM 17456 genome and includes:
- the ilvN gene encoding acetolactate synthase small subunit, giving the protein MRHVLSVLVENEPGVLSRISGLFSGRGFNLDSLNVAPVLEEGVSLMTIVTRGDQQIIEQIVKQLRKLVTVIKVTDMHHSSTVEREMALIKVNATESNRAEILRIVDIFRCKVVDVSLDELTLEVIGDHGKVEAVIALLDRFGIKEIARTGTVALRRSMQPEK
- the ilvC gene encoding ketol-acid reductoisomerase, yielding MKVYYEQDTNLELLKDQTVAIIGYGSQGHAHAQNLRESGINVVVGQRPGGANYDLAKADGFEPVSAAEAAAQADIIMILLPDQYQSSVFENDIKPNLKAGNSLVFAHGFNIHFGQIVAPKDVDVFMVAPKGPGHLVRRTYTQGGGVPCLFAVHQDASGKAQEKALAYAEGIGGARSGIIETTFAEETETDLFGEQAVLCGGISALIKAGFETLCEAGYQPEIAYFECLHETKLIVDLLYEGGLANMRNSISDTAEYGDYVTGPRIITEETKKEMKRVLEDIQKGRFARDFILESQANYPFFTATRRIEAAHQIEEVGGRLREMMPWLKK